In a genomic window of Opisthocomus hoazin isolate bOpiHoa1 chromosome 19, bOpiHoa1.hap1, whole genome shotgun sequence:
- the UBAC1 gene encoding ubiquitin-associated domain-containing protein 1 isoform X2 — translation MFVQEEKIFAGKVLRLHVCTMEGAEWLEEVPEDTTVEKLKERCLKHCVPGSLEDPKTVTHHKLIHATSEKVLTDTKTVLEENIQDRDVLLLIKKRAPPPLPKMADVSAEDKRKQEQKAPDKDAILKATANLPSRNVDRTVAHHNMRDFQTELRKILVSLIEVAQKLLALNPDAVELFKKANAMLDEDEEDRVDEIALRQLTEMGFPESRAVKALRLNHMSVTQAMEWLIEHADDPAVDAPLPGQTQPEATAEAGASSAEATAGSSSEAGGEEAKDELTEIFKKIRRKREFRPDPRAVIALMEMGFDEKEVVDALRVNNNQQNAACEWLLGDRKPSPEDLDKGIDTNSPLFQAILENPVVQLGLTNPKTLLAFEDMLENPLNSTQWMNDPETGPVMLQISRIFQTLNRT, via the exons ATGTTCGTGCAGGAGGAGAAGATCTTCGCGGGGAAGGTGCTGAGGCTCCATGTGTGCACCATGGAGGGCGCGGAGTGGCTGGAGGAGGTCCCCGAGGACACCACggtggagaagctgaaggagcGGTGCCTGAAGCAC TGTGTACCTGGGAGCTTGGAGGATCCAAAAACCGTGACACATCATAAGTTGATACATGCTACTTCAGAGAAGGTGCTGACAGACACAAAAACAGTGTTGGAGGAGAACATTCAAGACAGGG ATGTCTTGCTTTTAATAAAGAAGCGTGCGCCACCTCCACTCCCCAAAATGGCAGACGTGTCAGCAGAGGACAAA AGGAAACAAGAGCAGAAAGCTCCTGATAAAGATGCTATTCTCAAAGCAACTGCAAATCTGCCCTCTCGCAATGTAGATCGCACTGTGGCCCATCACAACATGAGGGAT TTCCAGACAGAACTCCGGAAGATCCTAGTGTCTCTCATAGAAGTTGCACAGAAATTGCTAGCACTGAACCCCGATGCAGTTGAGCTATTTAAGAAGGCAAATG ccatgctggatgaggatgaggaagacAGAGTGGATGAGATAGCTCTGCGGCAGCTTACAGAAATGGGATTTCCAGAAAGCAGAGCTGTCAAAGCCCTTCGATTAAATCA CATGTCAGTGACACAGGCCATGGAGTGGTTGATAGAACACGCAGATGACCCTGCAGTGGATGCTCCGCTTCCAGGTCAGACTCAGCCAGAAGCCACAGCTGAAGCTGGTGCATCCTCTGCTGAAGCGACTGCGGGTTCTAGCTCGGAAGCGGGTGGGGAAGAGGCCAAGGATGAGCTGACAGAAATATTCAAGAAGATCCGGAGGAAAAGAGAATTTCGTCCAGACCCACGA GCTGTCATTGCCCTGATGGAGATGGGATTTGACGAAAAAGAAGTGGTAGACGCACTCAGAGTAAACAACAACCAGCAAAATGCGGCC TGTGAATGGCTGCTGGGAGACAGAAAGCCTTCTCCAGAGGACTTAGATAAGGGCATCGACACCAATAGCCCTCTCTTCCAAGCCATCTTAGAAAACCCAGTGGTACAGTTAGGGCTAACCAACCCTAAAACTCTACTAG CCTTCGAGGATATGCTTGAAAACCCCTTGAACAGCACTCAGTGGATGAATGATCCAGAAACTGGGCCTGTCATGCTACAGATCTCCCGAATCTTCCAGACGCTGAATCGCACGTAG
- the UBAC1 gene encoding ubiquitin-associated domain-containing protein 1 isoform X1 yields the protein MFVQEEKIFAGKVLRLHVCTMEGAEWLEEVPEDTTVEKLKERCLKHCVPGSLEDPKTVTHHKLIHATSEKVLTDTKTVLEENIQDRDVLLLIKKRAPPPLPKMADVSAEDKRKQEQKAPDKDAILKATANLPSRNVDRTVAHHNMRDFPFLQFQTELRKILVSLIEVAQKLLALNPDAVELFKKANAMLDEDEEDRVDEIALRQLTEMGFPESRAVKALRLNHMSVTQAMEWLIEHADDPAVDAPLPGQTQPEATAEAGASSAEATAGSSSEAGGEEAKDELTEIFKKIRRKREFRPDPRAVIALMEMGFDEKEVVDALRVNNNQQNAACEWLLGDRKPSPEDLDKGIDTNSPLFQAILENPVVQLGLTNPKTLLAFEDMLENPLNSTQWMNDPETGPVMLQISRIFQTLNRT from the exons ATGTTCGTGCAGGAGGAGAAGATCTTCGCGGGGAAGGTGCTGAGGCTCCATGTGTGCACCATGGAGGGCGCGGAGTGGCTGGAGGAGGTCCCCGAGGACACCACggtggagaagctgaaggagcGGTGCCTGAAGCAC TGTGTACCTGGGAGCTTGGAGGATCCAAAAACCGTGACACATCATAAGTTGATACATGCTACTTCAGAGAAGGTGCTGACAGACACAAAAACAGTGTTGGAGGAGAACATTCAAGACAGGG ATGTCTTGCTTTTAATAAAGAAGCGTGCGCCACCTCCACTCCCCAAAATGGCAGACGTGTCAGCAGAGGACAAA AGGAAACAAGAGCAGAAAGCTCCTGATAAAGATGCTATTCTCAAAGCAACTGCAAATCTGCCCTCTCGCAATGTAGATCGCACTGTGGCCCATCACAACATGAGGGAT TTTCCTTTCTTGCAGTTCCAGACAGAACTCCGGAAGATCCTAGTGTCTCTCATAGAAGTTGCACAGAAATTGCTAGCACTGAACCCCGATGCAGTTGAGCTATTTAAGAAGGCAAATG ccatgctggatgaggatgaggaagacAGAGTGGATGAGATAGCTCTGCGGCAGCTTACAGAAATGGGATTTCCAGAAAGCAGAGCTGTCAAAGCCCTTCGATTAAATCA CATGTCAGTGACACAGGCCATGGAGTGGTTGATAGAACACGCAGATGACCCTGCAGTGGATGCTCCGCTTCCAGGTCAGACTCAGCCAGAAGCCACAGCTGAAGCTGGTGCATCCTCTGCTGAAGCGACTGCGGGTTCTAGCTCGGAAGCGGGTGGGGAAGAGGCCAAGGATGAGCTGACAGAAATATTCAAGAAGATCCGGAGGAAAAGAGAATTTCGTCCAGACCCACGA GCTGTCATTGCCCTGATGGAGATGGGATTTGACGAAAAAGAAGTGGTAGACGCACTCAGAGTAAACAACAACCAGCAAAATGCGGCC TGTGAATGGCTGCTGGGAGACAGAAAGCCTTCTCCAGAGGACTTAGATAAGGGCATCGACACCAATAGCCCTCTCTTCCAAGCCATCTTAGAAAACCCAGTGGTACAGTTAGGGCTAACCAACCCTAAAACTCTACTAG CCTTCGAGGATATGCTTGAAAACCCCTTGAACAGCACTCAGTGGATGAATGATCCAGAAACTGGGCCTGTCATGCTACAGATCTCCCGAATCTTCCAGACGCTGAATCGCACGTAG